In a genomic window of Acropora muricata isolate sample 2 chromosome 2, ASM3666990v1, whole genome shotgun sequence:
- the LOC136892500 gene encoding uncharacterized protein, with product MAKCAEPATSSSSSTDSPSSPKRNKMKDDELFESTVTLSQLFDKLNYIDNKMEDHFGRLRTEIASLSFELKNEIEGVKNTIKDMEKSIEAAWDAIGDIQEELKANNEVKKQLQTDLDSHKAEFVKIVKKQPQLNGYRDEIEDLKARLAEEQEKVTALETYSRRENLRIMNIPEEPDENCSDIVYDIIQNGLDINVANMHFHAVHRVGKARPATSDGKKATTRPVIVRFLLRGDKDKVMSKKNKLKNSEKYKDVYITNDYARVIQMERKILIKAMFKAKERGLKAKVVNRNLIVENTVYNVDNIPSNLKPP from the coding sequence ATGGCAAAATGTGCTGAACCAGCGACAAGCTCCTCGTCTTCGACGGACTCTCCATCTTCACCGaagagaaataaaatgaagGACGACGAACTTTTTGAGTCCACAGTCACCTTGTCACAACTCTTCGACAAGTTAAATTACATTGACAACAAGATGGAAGACCATTTCGGAAGGTTACGAACTGAAATCGCAAGTTTAAGTTTTGAACTAAAAAACGAAATCGAAGGTGTCAAAAACACAATAAAGGATATGGAGAAGTCGATCGAGGCAGCGTGGGATGCAATCGGGGACATCCAAGAAGAATTGAAGGCTAACAACGAAGTAAAAAAACAGCTGCAAACAGATTTGGATAGTCACAAAGCCGAATTTGTTAAAATCGTGAAAAAGCAGCCGCAACTCAACGGCTACCGTGACGAAATCGAAGATTTAAAAGCAAGATTAGCGGAGGAGCAAGAGAAAGTCACTGCGCTTGAAACCTACTCCAGGAGAGAGAACCTTCGAATCATGAACATCCCTGAAGAACCCGACGAGAACTGCAGTGATATCGTTTATGACATAATTCAAAACGGACTGGACATCAACGTGGCAAACATGCACTTTCATGCGGTTCATAGAGTTGGAAAAGCTCGACCTGCAACCAGCGACGGAAAAAAAGCCACCACACGTCCAGTAATTGTTCGCTTCCTTCTTAGAGGAGATAAAGACAAGGTCATGAGTAAGAAGAACAAACTGAAGAATTCAGAGAAGTATAAGGATGTGTATATTACAAACGACTATGCAAGAGTGATCcagatggaaagaaaaattctgATAAAAGCGATGTTCAAGGCTAAGGAAAGAGGTTTGAAGGCAAAAGTAGTAAATAGAAACTTAATAGTTGAAAATACAGTTTACAACGTTGACAACATCCCGTCGAATCTTAAACCACCTTGA